A single region of the Kwoniella botswanensis chromosome 1, complete sequence genome encodes:
- a CDS encoding glutathione-disulfide reductase: MPPLTKAQASEIEEYDYFVIGGGSGGLASARRAASYGAKVGLAEATPKLGGTCVNVGCVPKKVMWYTADIADNLRKAAAYGFGKDGEGNRIAGDFNWTELKHKRDAYIKRLNGIYETNLVKDKVDYHSGFASFIDANTLQIDGLDGETYQVKAKNITVAVGGRPTIPSEETIEGAQYGINSDGFFDIEEQPKRVAVVGAGYIAVELAGVFNTLGTETHLIIRHDQVLRTFDPMLSEVLVPYMEKTGMNLHKSSNVKKVEKTSSGSLLLHVDSLDKPLEVDVLLWAIGRHANTEKLGLEKIGIKTDDKGDIIADDYQNTNVPNIYAVGDVAGKVLLTPVAIAAGRRLSNRLFGPEKYKNDKLSYDNIPSVVFSHPTIGSVGLSEPEAEEKFGKDNLKIYKTSFKAMSFAMLDENHKQPTSYKLICTGPEEKVVGLHIIGEGSDEMLQGFGVAVKMGATKDDFDSCVAIHPTSSEELVTLR, translated from the exons ATGCCTCCTCTTACCAAAGCCCAAGCTTCTGAGATCGAGGAATA CGACTACTTCGTCATCGGTGGTGGATCTGGTGGATTGGCTTCTGCT AGACGAGCAGCTTCGTACGGTGCTAAAGTCGGTTTGGCAGAGGCTACACCTAAATTAGGTGGTACATGTGTGAATGTAGG ATGTGTTCCCAAGA AGGTGATGTG GTACACCGCAGATATCGCCGACAACCTCAGGAAAGCCGCTGCGTACGGGTTCggtaaagatggtgaagggaATAGAATCGCGGGTGATTTCAATTGGACGGAATTGAAACATAAGAGAGATGCCTATATCAAGAGATTGAACGGAATCTA CGAAACCAACTTGGTAAAAGATAAAGTAGATTATCATTCCGGTTTCGCCTCATTCATCGATGCCAATACACTCCAAATCGACGGTTTGGACGGTGAGACTTACCAGGTCAAAGCGAAAAACATCACTGTCGCAGTTGGTGGAAGACCCACCATCCCTTCAGAGGAGACTATCGAAGGTGCGCAGTACGGTATAAACTCTGATGGATTCTTCGATATTGAAGAACAACCTAAGAGAGTCGCCGTGGTCGGTGCGGGTTATATCGCTGTTGAATTAGCTGGAGTGTTCAATACTCTCGGTACGgagactcacttgatcatcagACATGATCAGGTTTTGAGAACTTTTGATCCTATGTTGAGTGAAGTTTTGGTTCCTtatatgg AGAAAACCGGAATGAACCTCCATAAATCCTCCAACGTCAAAAAAGTAGAAAAGACCTCATCCGGTTCTCTCTTACTCCATGTGGATTCTTTGGACAAACCATTAGAAGTGGACGTTTTGCTCTGGGCAATCGGACGACATGCCAACACTGAgaaattgggattggaaaaGATCGGAATCAAGACTGACGATAAAGGAGATATCATCGCGGACGATTATCAAAATACGAATGTACCCAACATTTACGCTGTAGGAGATGTAGCTGGGAAAGTCCTTTTGACACCTGTTGCGATTGCTGCTGGAAGAAGATTATCGAATAGGTTGTTTGGTCCAGAGAAATATAAGAATGATAAGTTGTCGTACGACAATATCCCTTCGGTTGTTTTCTC TCACCCTACGATTGGTTCAGTAGGTCTGTCAGAACctgaagcagaagagaaattCGGTAAAGACAATTTGAAAATATACAAGACTTCC TTCAAAGCAATGTCATTTGcgatgttggatgagaaCCATAAGCAACCCACTTCTTACAAGTTGATCTGTACTGGCCCTGAAGAGAAGGTCGTAGGATTACATATCATTGGTGAAGGAAGTGATGAGATGTTGcaaggat TCGGTGTTGCCGTTAAGATGGGAGCTACtaaagatgatttcgattcATGTGTTGCTATTC ATCCTACATCCTCCGAGGAATTAGTTACTCTTCGATAA